TAGATACCTCATATAATTCCCATCTGGTAAATATATTGAATGAAGAATTAAGGAGGAAGGGAGTAGATATAAACAATTCTCTTGTGAATTTGTTTCAGACGGGGACAGATTGCGAAATTTTAACACTAGGTTCTCAAAGCTGGAAAAAGGGTAAAGTGAAAATTAAAATAAGCGTTGAATTTTATGTTGAAGAGGAAGATTTACAAATAACTAACAGCAACAATTCACAAATCACCGAACCAGAATCGCCTCTTGATGATCTTCGCCG
This Nostoc sp. KVJ3 DNA region includes the following protein-coding sequences:
- a CDS encoding KGK domain-containing protein gives rise to the protein MSALALTDYGFVLRKEVKEHILVEITNNGRYRRRKSKIEVDKQDEFKQIECNDGDVLDFGDNIYKVAKLKQAIDTSYNSHLVNILNEELRRKGVDINNSLVNLFQTGTDCEILTLGSQSWKKGKVKIKISVEFYVEEEDLQITNSNNSQITEPESPLDDLRRMINE